In the genome of Streptomyces aquilus, the window TGGAACTCGTCGACCGGACGAAGGACGAGACAACCGATTTCCGAGTGGAACTCACCGGTCCGTGGGCCGCCTATTCCTTCGCGGGGGAGAAACCTTGACCGTCGTCGAACGCCGAGAGATCGCCCTGGTGGACCTGCTCGACCGGCTGCTGGCCGGCGGGGTCGTCATCACGGGCGACATCACCCTGCGGATCGCGGACGTCGACCTCGTCCGCATCGACCTGAACGCCCTGATCAGTTCCGTGAACGAACAGGTTCCCTCACCCTGGGGAGAGTTGACGTGACCCGTGCCCGCAACCGGCTCGACCTCGAACCGGACACCGTCGAACGCGACCTCGTCAAACTCGTCCTGACCGTCGTCGAGTTGCTGCGGCAGCTCATGGAACGCCAGGCGCTGCGCCGCTTCGACGACGGGGGACTGACCGAGGAGCAGGAGGAGCGCATCGGGCTGACCCTGATGCTGCTCGACGAGCGCATGACCGAACTGCGCGAGCGGTACGGACTGCGGCCCGAGGACCTGAATCTGGACCTCGGGCCGCTGGGACCGTTGCTGCCCCGGGACTAACTCACCACCTGTACCAGCGGCCCCGGCCTCCGGCTGCGGTCGTGCCCCGCATGAGGAATCCCAGCAGCCAGAGAACCAGTACCGCGAGCGCAATCCACCAGAGAATCTTCACCGCGAATCCGGCACCGAACAGAATCAATGCCAGAAGCAGCACCAGAAGAATGGCAACCATAATGTGAACCTCCTGAATTCCGGGTTTCCAGAAAACAGGGATTCAGACGTCTTTTCGGCACAGAATTTCACCGTGCAGCACGCTGAACCACGCGTCCTCCCGCTTCCCCCACTCCCGCCAGGCGTCCGCGATCGCCGCCAGCTGCCCGGCCGTGGCGTGCCCGCCCTCGACGGCCCGCTCCGCGTACGCCGACGCCACCGTGCGGTCGGCCCACAGGCCGCTCCACCAGGCCCGCTCCTCGGCGGTCGCGAAGGTCCAGGTGCCGGAGGTCGCGGTGATGTCGGTCAGCCCCGCCCGCAGCGCCCATGACTTCAGCCGGCGCCCGGCGTCCGGCTCGCCCCCGTTCGCGCGGGCCACCCGCCGGTACAGGTCCAGCCAGTCGTCCATGCCCGGGGACGCCGGGTACCAGGTCATGGCCGCGTAGTCGGAGTCGCGGACGGCGATGAGGCCGCCCGGCCTGGTGACCCGCCTCATCTCGCGCAGCGCCTGCACCGGGTCCCCGACGTGCTGGAGCACCTGGTGGGCGTGGACCACGCAGAAGGTGTCGTCCGGCCAGTCCAGGGCGTGCACGTCGGCGACCGTGAAGTCCACGTTGGTCAGACCGCGTGCGGCGGCCGTGGCGCGGGCCTGGTCCAGGATGCCGGAGGCGTGGTCGGCGCCGGTGACATGGCCGTCGGGGACCAGCTCCGCCAGGTCGGCGGTGATGGTGCCCGGGCCGCAGCCGATGTCCAGGATCCTCATGTGGGGCTTCAGCGAACCGAGCAGGTACGCCGCGGAGTTGGCGGCGGTGCGCCAGGTGTGCGAGCGCAGCACCGACTCGTGGTGTCCGTGCGTGTAGACGGCGGTCTCCTGCGGCTTCGACCTGGCTCTCGACATGGCTGAACTCCCCTGTTCGACGCGGTGCCGGTACCGGGTGATCGGTACGCCTTCACCGTACGCGCGCATGTCGAATGATGAGACCCGCGTTTCGCCATATGGACTGACGGGTGGTCAGCTGCCGGGCAGGGGGCGGTACACCGTGAGCGCCTCGGGGAGCTTCTCCAGCGTCACCTCGCTTGCCACTTCGGTGACTTCACCGTCGTAGGCGAGGAGCGTGCCCGGTGCCACGCCCGCCAGGCGCAGCCGGCCGACCTGGACCGCCGCGTGGACGGGGGAGCGGGTGAGCGGGCCGGCCAGGGCGGCGGCGAGCAGCCGGGTTGCGGGGCGCCGGCCGCCGTGCACGACCCGGACGTCCAGCTGCCCGTCCGCGAGGTCGAGGCGGCGGCCCGGCGCCAGGCCCACCCGGTGGTAGGTGCCGTTGCCGGCGAACAGCAGCCACAGCGGACGGGTGCGGCCGTCGAACTCGGCCTCCAGCGGATGCCGGTCGGCGCGCAGCACGCGCAGGGCCGCCAGCACCCCGGCCGGCCAGCCGCCGATCCGCTTCGACCAGTGGTCCCGCACCCGCACCAGCTCCGGATAGACGCCCAGACTGCACGTGTTGAGGAAGATGCCCCGAGTCCCGGCGCTGTGGAAGCGGCCCACGTCCACCCGCACGGCCTCGCCGCCGCGGACGGCCCGGCCCAGATCGTTGGCGCCCTCCACGCCCAGGTCGTAGGCGAAGTGGTTGAGTGTGCCGCCGGGCAGCACCGCGAGCGGCAGTCCGTGCCGCAGGGCGACCTCGGCGGCCGCGTTCACACTGCCGTCCCCACCGCACACGCCGAGCACGCGCGCGTGCGTGGCCGCCTTCTCCAACTCCGCCCGCATGTCGGCGGGTTGGCATTCGACGAGCTCGGCCCGCGGCAGCGCGGCCTGTAGCGCGCGCACCCGCTCGGCGGTCCCGGCCGCGCTGTTCGCCACCATCACCAGCCCCTCGCCCTCGGGCAGCGCCGGCACCTCCGCGCGCGGCCGGGGCGGAGTGCCGAGCTGCGCGCGGGTCGGCACCAGACCCCGTACGGCGAACGCGGCGCCCGCCCCCAGCACGGCGCCCGCCAGCACGTCGCTCGGGAAGTGCACCCCGGTGTAGACGCGGGACAGCGCCACCGACCAGGCGACCGGGCCCACCGCCGCGCCCCAGGCCGGCGACTCCAGGGCGACGCCCGTCGCGAAGGCGGCCGCCGACGCGGCGTGCCCGGACGGGAAGGACGTGGTGATCGGCTGCCGCTTCAGCTGCCGTACGAGCGGCACCGGGTCGAGGACCGGCCGGGGGCGGCGTACGGACCGCTTGCCGAGGGTGTTGATCGTCAGTGAGGCCAGGCCCAGCGAGGCCAGGCCGCGGGCGGCGGCCCGGCGGGCGCGCGGGGTACGGCCGGCCGCCATCACGGCGCCGGCCGCGAACCACAGCACACCGTGGTTCGCGCTGCGGCTCAGCCGCGGCAGGACGGGTTCGGCCAGCGGCCAGTTCCGCTCGGCGGCGAACTCGAAGAGCCGGCAGTCGAGGGCCAGCAGCGCGTCGCGCACGGCGTGCCGGCCGGGCTTCGGGGCGGTGAGGTCCACGTCAGGGGTCATGCGTCGGCGGGTACCCTGAAGTGGCCGTTTCTTGTCCCGGAGCGGTCACGACAACGGAGGCTCACCGCATGCGACTGCTCCTCGTCCGGCACGGCCAGACCCCGTCCAATGTCGACTTCCTCCTCGACACCGCGATACCCGGCGCGGCTCTGACCCCGCTCGGTGAGCGGCAGGCGGCCGCGCTGCCCGAGGCCCTCGCCGACGAGGACATCGAGGCCCTCTACGCCTCCACCCTGGTCCGCACCCAGCTCACCGCCGCCCCGCTGGCCGCCGCCCGCGGCCTGGACGTCCTCGTCCGTGACGGCATCCGGGAGATCTCCGCCGGGGACCTGGAGATGCTGGACGGCCACTCCGAGGCGGGCCGCACGTACATGGAGACCGTCTTCGCCTGGTCGGCCGGGGACGTCGAGCGGCGGATGCCGGGCGGCGAGAACGGCGTGGAGGCCCTCGCCCGCTACGACGCCGTGATCGCCGAGGCCGCCGGCGGTGGCGCCGGGACCGTCGCCATGGTCAGCCACGGCGCGGCGATCCGGATGTGGGTCGCGGCCCGCGCCGACAACGTCGACATCGACTTCGCCGCCGCCCGCCCCCTCGACAACACCGGCGTGGTGATCCTGGAGGGCTCGCCGGCCGACGGCTGGAAGGCGCTGTCGTGGGCGGGCGCCGTGGTGGCCGGTGCCGGACCCGGCACCGAGGGCGGGCCCGCGGGCAGGCCCCTCGACGAGGTCGAATAACGGTTTGCCCAGCGTGCGCCCGGGCCCGCACAATGCGGCCTCATGGGACATCTGGAAGCGGCGCACCTCGAGTACTACCTCCCTGACGGGAGGGCGTTGCTCGGCGACGTGTCCTTCCGCGTGGGCGAAGGGGCCGCCGTGGCTCTCGTCGGGCCCAACGGCGCCGGCAAGACCACCCTGCTCCGCCTGATCTCCGGCGAGCTGAAGCCGCACGGCGGCACCGTCACCGTCAGCGGCGGCCTCGGCGTGATGCGCCAGTTCGTCGGTTCCGTACGCGACGAGACGTCCGTACGCGACCTGCTCGTGTCCGTCGCCTCGCCCCGCATCCGGGAGGCCGCGCAGGCCGTCGACCGGGCCGAGCACCTGATCATGACCGTCGACGACGAGGCCGCCCAGCTGAAGTACGCGCAGGCCCTCGCCGACTGGGCGGAGGTGCGCGGGTACGAGGCGGAGACGCTGTGGGACATGTGCACCATGGCCGCGCTCGGGGTGCCGTACGAGAAGGCGCAGTTCCGTGAGGTGCGCACGCTCTCCGGCGGTGAGCAGAAACGGCTCGTGCTGGAGGCCCTCTTCCGCGGCACCGACCAGGTGCTCCTGCTCGACGAGCCGGACAACTACCTCGACGTGCCCGGCAAGCGGTGGCTGGAGGAGCGGCTGAAGGAGACCCGCAAGACGGTCCTCTTCGTCTCCCACGACCGCGAACTCCTCGCCCGCGCCGCCGAGAAGATCGTCTCGGTGGAGCCCTCGCCCGCGGGTGCCGACGCCTGGGTGCACGGCGGCGGGTTCGCCACGTACCACGAGGCGCGGCGGGAGC includes:
- a CDS encoding bifunctional phosphatase PAP2/diacylglycerol kinase family protein, which translates into the protein MTPDVDLTAPKPGRHAVRDALLALDCRLFEFAAERNWPLAEPVLPRLSRSANHGVLWFAAGAVMAAGRTPRARRAAARGLASLGLASLTINTLGKRSVRRPRPVLDPVPLVRQLKRQPITTSFPSGHAASAAAFATGVALESPAWGAAVGPVAWSVALSRVYTGVHFPSDVLAGAVLGAGAAFAVRGLVPTRAQLGTPPRPRAEVPALPEGEGLVMVANSAAGTAERVRALQAALPRAELVECQPADMRAELEKAATHARVLGVCGGDGSVNAAAEVALRHGLPLAVLPGGTLNHFAYDLGVEGANDLGRAVRGGEAVRVDVGRFHSAGTRGIFLNTCSLGVYPELVRVRDHWSKRIGGWPAGVLAALRVLRADRHPLEAEFDGRTRPLWLLFAGNGTYHRVGLAPGRRLDLADGQLDVRVVHGGRRPATRLLAAALAGPLTRSPVHAAVQVGRLRLAGVAPGTLLAYDGEVTEVASEVTLEKLPEALTVYRPLPGS
- a CDS encoding methyltransferase domain-containing protein, whose translation is MSRARSKPQETAVYTHGHHESVLRSHTWRTAANSAAYLLGSLKPHMRILDIGCGPGTITADLAELVPDGHVTGADHASGILDQARATAAARGLTNVDFTVADVHALDWPDDTFCVVHAHQVLQHVGDPVQALREMRRVTRPGGLIAVRDSDYAAMTWYPASPGMDDWLDLYRRVARANGGEPDAGRRLKSWALRAGLTDITATSGTWTFATAEERAWWSGLWADRTVASAYAERAVEGGHATAGQLAAIADAWREWGKREDAWFSVLHGEILCRKDV
- a CDS encoding gas vesicle protein codes for the protein MTVVERREIALVDLLDRLLAGGVVITGDITLRIADVDLVRIDLNALISSVNEQVPSPWGELT
- a CDS encoding histidine phosphatase family protein, with protein sequence MRLLLVRHGQTPSNVDFLLDTAIPGAALTPLGERQAAALPEALADEDIEALYASTLVRTQLTAAPLAAARGLDVLVRDGIREISAGDLEMLDGHSEAGRTYMETVFAWSAGDVERRMPGGENGVEALARYDAVIAEAAGGGAGTVAMVSHGAAIRMWVAARADNVDIDFAAARPLDNTGVVILEGSPADGWKALSWAGAVVAGAGPGTEGGPAGRPLDEVE
- a CDS encoding gas vesicle protein K; the protein is MTRARNRLDLEPDTVERDLVKLVLTVVELLRQLMERQALRRFDDGGLTEEQEERIGLTLMLLDERMTELRERYGLRPEDLNLDLGPLGPLLPRD